One window from the genome of Enterobacter asburiae encodes:
- a CDS encoding DUF4060 family protein, protein MRLINRGSKQSPLARQACEIALAAHQQRYGDYGRSKMKETYTVRVEGVKVWVEVVNCKASYVATAMTGMRRLRSLPGQTN, encoded by the coding sequence ATGCGACTGATTAATCGAGGCAGTAAGCAATCCCCTTTGGCTCGCCAGGCATGTGAAATCGCACTCGCAGCCCACCAGCAAAGATATGGTGACTATGGGCGCAGCAAGATGAAAGAGACCTATACGGTGAGAGTGGAAGGCGTGAAGGTCTGGGTTGAAGTGGTCAACTGCAAGGCAAGCTACGTGGCCACAGCAATGACTGGTATGCGTCGACTGCGTTCCCTGCCCGGGCAGACAAACTGA
- the xisR gene encoding excisionase family protein, whose amino-acid sequence MSQVIYDSEWGVASKLKEKTGLTDRQIKSYRQTSWVEGVHFKRIPLDGSSSEERGLVWYNIPNINRFVKEA is encoded by the coding sequence ATGTCGCAGGTAATTTACGATTCAGAATGGGGCGTTGCTTCAAAACTAAAAGAGAAGACAGGCCTTACCGATCGTCAGATTAAAAGCTATCGCCAAACCTCCTGGGTAGAAGGTGTTCATTTTAAGAGAATCCCATTGGATGGAAGCAGCTCCGAAGAGCGAGGACTTGTCTGGTACAACATCCCAAACATTAACAGGTTTGTGAAGGAGGCATAA